A stretch of DNA from Schizosaccharomyces osmophilus chromosome 2, complete sequence:
AGACTCTTGCTTCTTAGATTTCTTAGAACCAGATTTGGGTTTCTTTTCGACAACCTTCTTTGCAGCCTTCTTGGCTACTTCCTTGGTTTTCGTTGGCTTTTGGACATCTCCCTTCTTAGGAGCAACATCCTTTTTGCTAGAaccctttttctcttcagatctaatttttttaaccatcttaaattattttatccaaaaaagaTGTGTGCTTTGGTCAAGTATGGTTCCACCCGCTTTGAAGATTATATACTATCATAAATTACTAAGATAATATAATTatatcaatttttttgtgtATCCTAGCATTGTGATAACACAGGATAGAGTATTGAGGCGTAGAGAACGCaatatgaaaagagaattaAGAAAAGTTGTATACAATGGGTTATCgatataaaaaactttttattttttgtcatATGTATTTTTCTGTAGATTTATTTAGGTGAATACGAGGCTGTAGCAACCTAAAAAGGCTTTTAAGAGGGGGATTTAAcatatttaataaaatagaaacatTCAAACTAGGATTCATTAGTAAAGTGGTGACGAGATTAGCCAAACAAAGCAAGGAATTTCCTATAATCCTAATTATGCAATAAATTGCATATTTTAGTGAGATTGTAATGTGGAATACAAAGGAGAACGTGGACTGAACAGCGCCGAAGCTGACATCGGTAAACCTGAACggttttttgcttccaaCGTTCATTGAAGGATGGGGGAAAGGTGTTGTACAttcaaaaaacgaaatcGTGTCTAATTTAAGAGGTGGCCATAAGAGCCTTCAATTTGGCAATGGCTAAACCAGGATTCAAACCCTTGGGGCAAGTACGGGCACAATTCATAATGGTATGGCATCTATACACAGACATGGAATTTTGCATGGCAGCTAAACGACGAGGAGTACTTTGGTCACGAGAATCAATGATCCATCTGTAAGCTTGCATCAAGACAGCGGGACCCAAGTACTCTTCGGCATTCCACCAGTAGGAAGGACATGACGTAGAGCAGCAAGCACACAAAATACATTCATATAAACCATCAAGTTTTTCACGATCCTCACGAGATTGATACaattcctttccttttggaATGTTGTTGTTTTGCAACCAAGGCTCAATAGCCTTGTATTGCTTGTAAAAGTAGGTAAGGTCGGGAACCAAATCCTTAATTACGAAACAATGGGGTAAAGGATAAATCTTCGTTGGCTTCTCATCAGTCTTAATGTGGCACAAACAAGCTAAAGTATTGCTACCGTTGATGTTCATAGCACAAGATCCGCAAATACCTTCACGGCAAGACCGGCGGAAAGTCAAAGTAGGGTCCTGTTCATTCTTGATCTGGTTTAATGCATCCAAAACCATAGGTCCACAATTCTTTAAGTTTACTTggtatttttgaagtttaGGCTTTAAATCCGGACGCTCAGGATTCCAGCGGTAGATCTCGAATGTCTTCAGTTTTTCCTCCGGTGCTTCAGGTTTCGACGCAGTGGTCGAAACATTTGCCTCAGTAGCCATTCTTCTGGCATTGAAGAGCAAAGATTGCTTAAAAAATGGGCGTATAGCTTGAATTCGACGGCTCAACATGGTGCTAACGGCGGACCTAGCGTTTGGCAGTTGGTAAGAGGTGGAAAGGTCGGCTCTGTGGTTGGCTAATTTACCCACAAATCGTAGCGGTTTCTATTggacaaaaaaatttactCTGAAACTTACAAATAGAAAccagaaaaaatattaaatatatttcataaatttaGTTTTTCATAGTATCCATTTTCTGCGTTTCTCTAATTTTCTTCGGCCACCCTTCGACTGCAAAATATAGTGAACTTTTGCGAGACAACATTTAAGTGCCATCTGTTTGGGTagatgtaaacaaaaggcaATGCACAATAGGATGGCAAGGAATACAAGATACATGTTTGTTCTGAATTGATTTGATAATTTGCTATTTTTTGGTCTTTTTCATTGTGTTGGAAACCAGCTGAAATTGGTAACTGCGTTTTGGGTGCAAGAATTTAAATTAATTGGTTATCCTGCCTAGAAACATATTTAGAAAGCAGATTCTATCCAACAGAGTaaaaatttgaataaaaGTAATTCACCATGTAcgtcttttcttcttctctttcttttattttttgttcattccttgtttgtttatttactcGCTTAGATAAGATGTATATGACACTTGTAATTACCGAACTACAAGCTCTGGTCCAAGTGTCTATGAGCTGTATCAAGTTGGATATTAAAGTCGTATCAATGTACTCCATTCTCTATCTTTATTATACAAAATATCTAACGGTGGCTTCCATCAGCGCCACTTAAGGAGGGGACTTCAACGAGGACCAGTCGTGGCTATATTATATCGCTG
This window harbors:
- the sdh2 gene encoding succinate dehydrogenase (ubiquinone) iron-sulfur protein subunit; this encodes MLSRRIQAIRPFFKQSLLFNARRMATEANVSTTASKPEAPEEKLKTFEIYRWNPERPDLKPKLQKYQVNLKNCGPMVLDALNQIKNEQDPTLTFRRSCREGICGSCAMNINGSNTLACLCHIKTDEKPTKIYPLPHCFVIKDLVPDLTYFYKQYKAIEPWLQNNNIPKGKELYQSREDREKLDGLYECILCACCSTSCPSYWWNAEEYLGPAVLMQAYRWIIDSRDQSTPRRLAAMQNSMSVYRCHTIMNCARTCPKGLNPGLAIAKLKALMATS